A single region of the Raphanus sativus cultivar WK10039 chromosome 1, ASM80110v3, whole genome shotgun sequence genome encodes:
- the LOC130497444 gene encoding uncharacterized protein LOC130497444, with protein MSQFKSPEELSFNRASCRCDSKPDRVFKPRNGRLVLQCKAKKCPDVELSRELYFPDIACPYCSKPTLLFRSNSERNPGKLYYKCIPCDYFQWWHRSMQASSSASSSSSASSSMQASSSASSSSASLSASATITIVGNVLSNVGEMLKNLSVD; from the coding sequence ATGTCTCAATTTAAAAGCCCCGAAGAACTATCATTTAACCGGGCGTCATGCCGTTGTGATTCAAAACCAGATCGCGTCTTCAAACCCAGGAATGGCAGGTTGGTTCTGCAATGCAAGGCGAAGAAATGCCCTGATGTTGAGTTGTCCAGGGAACTATATTTTCCGGATATAGCTTGTCCATACTGTAGCAAACCAACACTTCTGTTTCGTAGTAACAGTGAAAGAAATCCTGGCAAACTCTACTACAAGTGTATCCCGTGCGACTACTTCCAATGGTGGCACAGATCCATGCAGGCAAGTTCGTCTGCCTCATCATCCTCTTCTGCCTCATCATCCATGCAGGCAAGCTCGTCTGCCTCATCCTCTTCTGCGAGCTTGTCTGCCTCAGCCACAATCACAATAGTAGGAAATGTGTTGTCCAATGTGGGAGAGATGCTGAAGAATTTAAGCGTGGATTAA